In one Lolium rigidum isolate FL_2022 chromosome 3, APGP_CSIRO_Lrig_0.1, whole genome shotgun sequence genomic region, the following are encoded:
- the LOC124698421 gene encoding novel plant SNARE 13-like, translating into MASDVPMTPELEQIDGEIQDIFRALQNGFQKMDKIKDSNRQAKQLEELTGKMKECKRLIKEFDRILKDEESRNPPEVNKQLNDRKQYMIKELNSYVTLRKTYQSSLGNNKRVELFDMGAGSSEPTAEDNIQMASAMSNQQLIDSGRNQMDQTDEAIARSKMVVAQTVEVGSQTATTLTQQTEQMKRIGNELDSVHFSLKKASKLVKEIGRQVATDKCIMGLLALIVFGVIAIIVVKIVNPHNKSIPDIPGMAPPAQNFQTNRRLLSTRSFRGL; encoded by the exons ATGGCGAGCGACGTGCCCATGACCCCGGAGCTGGAGCAGATCGACGGAGAGATCCAGGACATCTTCCGGGCGCTACA AAATGGGTTTCAAAAGATGGACAAGATCAAAGATTCTAATCGGCAAGCTAAACAACTGGAGGAACTTACAGGGAAAATGAAGGAGTGCAAGCG CTTGATCAAAGAGTTTGATCGTATTCTCAAAGACGAGGAGTCAAGGAACCCTCCTGAAGTCAACAAGCAGCTAAATGATAGAAAGCAGTATATG ATCAAAGAGTTGAATTCCTATGTCACCTTGAGGAAGAC ATATCAAAGTAGCCTTGGTAATAACAAGCGGGTTGAGCTCTTTGATATGGGTGCTGGAAGTAGTGAGCCTACCGCCGAGGACAATATTCAAATGGCATCAG CTATGTCGAATCAACAACTTATTGATTCTGGAAGGAACCAAATGGATCAAACAGATGAAGCGATTGCACGTTCAAAAATG gtCGTTGCGCAAACTGTAGAAGTTGGATCTCAAACTGCTACAACATTAACACAACAG ACAGAACAAATGAAGAGGATTGGCAACGAGCTTGATTCTGTTCACTTCTCGTTGAAGAAAGCTAGCAAGCTTGTGAAAGAGATTGGCCGGCAG GTTGCAACTGACAAATGCATCATGGGGTTGCTTGCTCTGATAGTTTTTGGCGTTATTGCAATTATCGTTGTTAAG ATTGTCAACCCGCATAACAAGAGCATCCCAGACATCCCAGGAATGGCTCCgcctgcccaaaactttcagactAACAGGAGATTGTTGTCAACAAGATCTTTCAGAGGTCTTTGA
- the LOC124695671 gene encoding pentatricopeptide repeat-containing protein At1g28690, mitochondrial-like encodes MQERNRVDSQWRPCSARVPRYLRTAAALAAAVQSLINAPPPRPESQSLHAQLLTSGLRPTADLSVKILILHLRCGSHRNARALFDGMPAPTHAAHNYLVAGYFRLGLPGEALGVVRRLAGITGRLDVFALSMALKLSGALALPRAAREAHARAVRTILQFDDILFAALVDAYVKTASLGYARRVHGMMPAPSVVSSTALIVGCMNEGLYRDAEAIFDGTRDKDVVVYNAMVEGYSRTEETAESSLEVFKAMQRARFRPTVSTCVSVLGACSLLSSPELGEQVHCHAIKSNVVSNIKTGSALLDMYAKCGRVEDARRVFDGMTDKNVVTWTSMIDGYGKNGLSDEALQLFEEMRRQRVVRPNHATFLSTLSACARAGLLAQGQEVFQSMEREYSLKPRMEHYACMVDLLGRFGSVRQAYDFVRGIPARPNSDVWAALLGAATLHDDVDIADIAAKEVFELSHAGRPGAYMAFSNTLAAAGKWDGVHDVREMMKRRGVLKDAACSWVGSDNSSPAD; translated from the coding sequence ATGCAAGAAAGAAACAGAGTGGACTCCCAGTGGCGCCCTTGCTCCGCACGCGTGCCCCGCTACCTCCGcaccgccgccgcgctcgccgcggCCGTGCAGAGCCTAATCAACGCGCCCCCGCCGCGGCCCGAGTCGCAGAGCCTCCACGCGCAGCTCCTCACCTCGGGGCTCCGCCCCACCGCCGACCTCTCCGTCAAGATCCTCATCCTGCACCTGCGATGCGGCTCCCACCGCAACGCCCGCGCGCTCTTCGACGGAATGCCGGCGCCGACCCACGCCGCGCACAACTACCTCGTCGCCGGCTACTTCCGCCTCGGCCTCCCGGGGGAGGCGCTGGGGGTCGTGCGGCGCCTCGCGGGGATCACGGGCCGGCTGGACGTGTTCGCGCTCTCCATGGCGCTCAAGCTCTCCGGGGCGCTGGCGCTGCCCCGCGCCGCGAGGGAGGCCCACGCGCGCGCCGTCAGGACCATCCTCCAGTTCGACGACATCCTCTTCGCCGCGCTGGTGGACGCCTACGTCAAGACCGCCTCGCTGGGCTACGCGCGCCGGGTGCACGGCATGATGCCGGCGCCCAGCGTGGTCTCCTCCACGGCGCTCATCGTCGGGTGCATGAACGAGGGGCTGTACAGGGACGCCGAGGCCATATTCGACGGGACACGCGACAAGGATGTCGTCGTGTACAACGCCATGGTGGAGGGGTACAGCAGGACGGAGGAGACCGCCGAGAGCTCGCTCGAGGTGTTCAAGGCGATGCAGCGAGCAAGGTTCCGGCCCACGGTCTCGACGTGCGTGAGCGTGCTCGGCGCGTGCTCGCTCTTGTCCTCACCGGAACTCGGGGAGCAGGTGCACTGCCATGCCATCAAGAGCAACGTCGTCTCCAACATCAAGACCGGGAGCGCGCTGCTCGACATGTACGCCAAGTGCGGCCGGGTCGAGGACGCCCGGAGGGTGTTCGACGGCATGACCGACAAGAACGTCGTCACGTGGACCTCAATGATCGACGGGTACGGGAAGAACGGCCTCTCCGACGAGGCTCTTCAACTGTTCGAGGAGATGCGGCGGCAGCGGGTCGTCAGGCCAAACCACGCCACGTTCCTGAGCACCCTGTCGGCGTGCGCGCGCGCCGGGCTGCTGGCACAGGGCCAGGAGGTGTTCCAGAGCATGGAGCGCGAGTACTCGCTCAAGCCACGGATGGAGCACTACGCGTGCATGGTGGATCTGCTGGGCAGGTTCGGAAGCGTGCGCCAGGCGTACGATTTCGTCAGAGGGATACCGGCGCGGCCAAACTCCGACGTGTGGGCGGCGCTGCTCGGGGCGGCCACCCTGCACGACGACGTCGACATTGCCGATATCGCGGCAAAGGAGGTGTTCGAGCTGAGCCACGCCGGGAGACCAGGTGCCTACATGGCGTTCTCCAACACTCTCGCAGCGGCGGGAAAATGGGACGGCGTGCACGATGTTAGAGAGATGATGAAACGGCGTGGGGTGCTGAAAGACGCAGCTTGCAGCTGGGTTGGGTCTGACAACAGTTCACCTGCCGACTGA